A single window of Channa argus isolate prfri chromosome 10, Channa argus male v1.0, whole genome shotgun sequence DNA harbors:
- the zgc:66433 gene encoding capping protein-inhibiting regulator of actin dynamics isoform X2 has translation MSWFQSLRDDFTLRPPFDTEQARDRAAMASGPPDVMTNQEPTEVQEECPAKKKSKFQTFKKFFARKKRKEPSAAGADAGLKASQSSDNVSKTSENNTLTRSEKDKGSGSKISLGSKALSHDSVFVSDSSEANDALGASQDSIHGKVKSLQLQLKQAIKLGSPPSLICVKGRDDAGTMSEDDGLPCSPPEYTTLPTVMDQTLRDSSISLERENQDDDQLSCAASSRVASPLVVPGDFSQPASPYGCLDNSAAKHKMGLRQKACNKRKPVNRLEMKPEWDMDADEVLNNSTTEALVEQEKQKEVIRFDELKSKVEREEEEEEEEMKEQPKHSTQSPLRDKEEGEEGEEELEAEQDVSHRADASPPQLGLTDEHHSDAQPLPSSEHSSAASSLDSARVTPEPPAGVREYLLDPACVANGAEENRAASEFALSEEEDRVQESRGDESSLLQEVLSSLKTPLAPCSLGMEVESVGLMETVEEVKEKERQEADVEEGEDMKEGEAEVDEELGYQAAPSGTILLGQTTKEEEQVASPSCQEEVVVPEEEVKEHEETEKKGEVVVERFSQHGQEEAGEKGEADEVKPEEKNNLLRIIDIQAEEEVEEEYQSEGEEEAIELDKEPGVEEEGQEKTEEGDQEVEVKEETDKVEEAEEAIEEESDDAEEMTERFSDTADEEAQISLPLQEADEGVDVVVGDDTVCTTNLTDDAESPAELSDEEFTIVQECQANSDLNSGEEAEEEVVEIEHMQQREEDVETNLQVSVQTERDLKQESVEMSRLDLKQVENDQTEAAEQAMVSSRPVSLLLPESHFETQSQESGNITPSKMSTTTIHINLVSPSSDKVQPFFQQSPTAAQPKESESPSHTAAAEQTPEFTEDPVDSVEEVKDFGEEDTTPDSVEETVEPPPCSPDQSKVRFTISPAWQRTKSLTPPSSPPACVSSSPSTTTEPRSEEVEAASKEDPVVQTDPVSLTKVELTLSPGRERNAGSTAAKPQSNAATSPCCAKLQTSAASTEETTVIAEGNANNPFGVRLRKTSALQRLSSEEENTEVMTESPVEPPVQPPSCKDEPPHPVSVKPFVSQPLCNKPALPKKPELHGDSGAKTKRISEHAAGRGVSTGSDSPSWISVAKQKQKIYKENSLDEITVKKEEPERKSSLPTYISSSAGNKKAESVGKVNLLEISKHSSVASVETDARGALSPPTPVPPQPSKSVSLPCSIPPKPQILHTTAKPPPQPSPARGSLSQPTPVPVSQKSPSCTSPSSASKTTPSLPLPKSAHSPSTTVTSPPFSSRTTLESTGSRATGQTPSSQRALPPPALPQDEPPWMALAKKKAKAWSEMPQIVQ, from the exons CCAAGAAGAAGTCCAAGTTccagacttttaaaaaattctttgccaggaagaagagaaaggagCCGTCAGCTGCTGGAGCAGACGCAGGGCTTAAAGCCAGCCAATCAAGCGACAATGTCAGCAAAACATCGGAGAACAACACACTCACAAGATCGGAGAAGGATAAGGGCTCTGG GTCAAAGATCAGCCTGGGTAGCAAGGCCTTGTCACAtgactctgtgtttgtttccGACTCATCTGAGGCCAACGACGCTCTGGGGGCATCACAGGACAGCATTCATGGGAAAGTAAAATCACTACAG CTCCAGCTGAAGCAGGCCATCAAACTGGGCTCTCCTCCCTCCCTGATATGTGTGAAGGGAAGAGACGATGCAGGAACCATGTCTGAGGACGATGGGCTGCCCTGCAGTCCACCTGAATACACCACACTTCCCACAGTCATG gATCAGACTCTGAGGGACAGCTCCATTAGTTTGGAAAGAGAAAACCAAGATGACGatcag CTATCCTGCGCTGCTTCCAGTAGAGTGGCGAGCCCCCTGGTGGTTCCAGGGGACTTCAGTCAGCCGGCCAGTCCCTATGGATGTCTGGATAACTCTGCTGCCAAACACAAAATGGGCTTGAGACAGAAAGCCTGTAACAAGAGAAAACCTGTCAAT AGGTTGGAGATGAAACCAGAGTGGGACATGGATGCTGATGAGGTTCTGAACAACTCCACAACCGAAGCCTTGGTAgagcaagaaaaacagaaagaag TTATAAGGTTTGATGAGCTGAAATCGAAAGTGGagagggaagaagaggaagaggaggaggagatgaaagaGCAACCAAAGCATTCCACACAGTCCCCGTTGagagataaggaggagggggaggagggagaggaagagttGGAAGCAGAACAGGATGTTTCTCACAGGGCGGATGCTTCTCCTCCTCAGCTGGGGCTCACAGACGAGCACCATTCAGACGCACAACCCCTGCCCTCCTCCGAGCACAGCTCCGCTGCTTCCTCTTTGGACAGTGCCAG AGTCACTCCAGAGCCCCCTGCTGGTGTGAGAGAGTATTTGCTGGACCCTGCATGCGTTGCTAATGGAGCGGAGGAGAACAGAGCTGCAAGTGAGTTTGCACTGagtgaagaagaagacagagtCCAGGAAAGCAGGGGAGATGAAAGTTCCCTCTTACAGGAGGTTCTGAGCTCCTTGAAGACTCCCTTGGCTCCATGCTCACTAGGCATGGAGGTTGAGAGTGTCGGCCTGATGGAGACggtggaggaggtgaaggaaAAGGAGAGACAAGAAGCAGATGTAGAAGAAGGAGAGGACATGAAGGAAGGAGAGGCAGAGGTGGATGAGGAGCTAGGTTATCAGGCTGCGCCCTCAGGCACCATATTGTTGGGCCAAACCACAAAGGAAGAGGAGCAGGTTGCTTCTCCTTCCTGTCAAGAAGAAGTAGTTGTTCCTGAAGAAGAGGTGAAAGAACACgaagaaacagagaagaaaggagAAGTAGTTGTGGAACGATTCAGTCAACATGGT CAAGAGGAGGCAGGAGAGAAAGGGGAAGCAGACGAGGTCAAgcctgaggaaaaaaataatttgctgaGAATAATTGACATCCAGGCAGAAGAGGAAGTAGAAGAAGAATACCAGAGTGAGGGAGAGGAAGAAGCGATAGAGCTGGACAAGGAGCCAGGGGTGGAAGAGGAAGGGCAGGAGAAGACAGAGGAGGGTGatcaggaggtggaggtgaaggAAGAGACGGACAAAGTGGAGGAGGCCGAAGAAGCCATAGAAGAAGAGAGTGATGACGCAGAAGAGATGACGGAGAGGTTTTCTGATACTGCAGATGAAGAAGCACAGATTTCCCTGCCACTGCAGGAGGCAGATGAAGGTGTGGATGTTGTGGTTGGAGATGACACTGTGTGCACCACGAACCTCACAGATGATGCTGAAAGTCCTGCAGAACTTAGTGATGAGGAGTTCACCATAGTGCAAGAGTGCCAAGCAAATTCAGATCTCAACTCCGGAGAAGAGGCCGAAGAGGAGGTTGTAGAGATTGAACACATGCAACAAAGAGAGGAAGACGTGGAAACAAACCTGCAGGTTTCAGTTCAAACTGAACGAGATCTGAAGCAGGAAAGCGTAGAAATGTCTCGTCTAGATTTGAAACAAGTAGAAAACGATCAAACTGAAGCAGCAGAACAAGCTATGGTTTCTTCCAGGCCTGTGTCTTTGTTGCTTCCAGAGTCCCACTTTGAGACTCAGTCACAAGAAAGTGGAAACATCACTCCCAGTAAGATGAGCACTACCACTATCCACATTAATCTAGTCTCTCCCAGCTCAGACAAAGTCCAACCTTTCTTCCAACAGTCTCCTACGGCTGCGCAACCCAAAGAATCTGAGTCACCctctcacacagcagcagcagaacaaaCTCCAGAATTCACAGAAGACCCAGTGGACAGCGTAGAGGAAGTAAAAGACTTCGGAGAGGAAGATACAACTCCTGACTCTGTGGAGGAAACAGTCGAACCACCACCCTGCAGTCCAGATCAGAGTAAAGTCCGCTTCACCATCAGCCCTGCCTGGCAGAGGACGAAAAGTCTGACTCCCCCTTCCTCCCCACCTGCCTGTGTCTCCTCTTCACCCTCTACCACCACAGAGCCTCGAAGTGAGGAGGTGGAAGCTGCAAGTAAGGAGGATCCAGTTGTTCAAACAGATCCAGTGAGTTTGACTAAGGTTGAACTAACGTTGAGCCCTGGTAGAGAGAGGAATGCTGGGAGCACAGCTGCCAAACCACAGAGCAACGCAGCCACGTCTCCATGCTGTGCTAAACTTCAGACTTCAGCTGCGAGCACAGAAG AGACGACTGTCATAGCAGAGGGAAACGCCAACAATCCTTTTGGAGTTCGTCTGAGAAAGACATCAGCTCTGCAGCGCCTCAGCTCTGAGGAGGAAAACACGGAGGTGATGACTGAG TCTCCCGTCGAGCCACCAGTTCAGCCACCCAGCTGTAAAGATGAACCACCACACCCAGTCAGTGTTAAGCCCTTTGTAAGTCAGCCACTCTGCAACAAGCCTGCCCTCCCTAAAAAACCAGAGTTACACGGAGACAGCGGAGCAAAAACCAAGCGTATCTCAG aacatgctgcagGCCGTGGTGTTTCAACCGGATCTGATTCTCCCAGCTGGATCTCTGTGGCCAAACAGAAGCAGAAGATCTATAAAGAAAACTCTCTGGATGAGATTACAGTCAAGAAG GAGGAACCAGAGAGGAAGAGTTCACTGCCAACATATATCAGCTCATCTGCAGGCAACAAAAAAGCTGAATCTGTCGGCAAAG tGAATCTGTTGGAGATCAGCAAACACTCATCTGTAGCATCTGTAGAAACGGATGCCAGAGGAGCTCTCTCACCTCCCACTCCAGTGCCTCCACAGCCTTCAAAGTCTGTTTCCCTGCCCTGCTCGATCCCGCCAAAACCCCAGATTCTACATACAACTGCCAAACCTCCACCCCAACCTAGCCCAGCTCGAGGATCCCTTTCGCAACCAACTCCTGTTCCAGTTTCCCAGAAATCTCCCTCTTGCACAAGCCCATCATCTGCCTCCAAAACCACCCCCTCCCTGCCTTTACCCAAATCAGCACACTCTCCGAGTACGACAGTCACCTCCCCTCCTTTTTCATCGAGGACCACCCTAGAAAGTACTGGGTCAAGAGCTACAGGGCAGACTCCATCTTCCCAGCGAGCTCTGCCTCCTCCAGCTTTGCCACAGGATGAGCCGCCCTGGATGGCCCTGGCCAAGAAGAAGGCCAAAGCCTGGAGCGAGATGCCCCAGATTGTTCAGTGA
- the zgc:66433 gene encoding capping protein-inhibiting regulator of actin dynamics isoform X6 yields MAGMYGCFKGRNSDRAAMASGPPDVMTNQEPTEVQEECPAKKKSKFQTFKKFFARKKRKEPSAAGADAGLKASQSSDNVSKTSENNTLTRSEKDKGSGSKISLGSKALSHDSVFVSDSSEANDALGASQDSIHGKVKSLQLQLKQAIKLGSPPSLICVKGRDDAGTMSEDDGLPCSPPEYTTLPTVMDQTLRDSSISLERENQDDDQLSCAASSRVASPLVVPGDFSQPASPYGCLDNSAAKHKMGLRQKACNKRKPVNRLEMKPEWDMDADEVLNNSTTEALVEQEKQKEVIRFDELKSKVEREEEEEEEEMKEQPKHSTQSPLRDKEEGEEGEEELEAEQDVSHRADASPPQLGLTDEHHSDAQPLPSSEHSSAASSLDSARVTPEPPAGVREYLLDPACVANGAEENRAASEFALSEEEDRVQESRGDESSLLQEVLSSLKTPLAPCSLGMEVESVGLMETVEEVKEKERQEADVEEGEDMKEGEAEVDEELGYQAAPSGTILLGQTTKEEEQVASPSCQEEVVVPEEEVKEHEETEKKGEVVVERFSQHGQEEAGEKGEADEVKPEEKNNLLRIIDIQAEEEVEEEYQSEGEEEAIELDKEPGVEEEGQEKTEEGDQEVEVKEETDKVEEAEEAIEEESDDAEEMTERFSDTADEEAQISLPLQEADEGVDVVVGDDTVCTTNLTDDAESPAELSDEEFTIVQECQANSDLNSGEEAEEEVVEIEHMQQREEDVETNLQVSVQTERDLKQESVEMSRLDLKQVENDQTEAAEQAMVSSRPVSLLLPESHFETQSQESGNITPSKMSTTTIHINLVSPSSDKVQPFFQQSPTAAQPKESESPSHTAAAEQTPEFTEDPVDSVEEVKDFGEEDTTPDSVEETVEPPPCSPDQSKVRFTISPAWQRTKSLTPPSSPPACVSSSPSTTTEPRSEEVEAASKEDPVVQTDPVSLTKVELTLSPGRERNAGSTAAKPQSNAATSPCCAKLQTSAASTEETTVIAEGNANNPFGVRLRKTSALQRLSSEEENTEVMTESPVEPPVQPPSCKDEPPHPVSVKPFVSQPLCNKPALPKKPELHGDSGAKTKRISEHAAGRGVSTGSDSPSWISVAKQKQKIYKENSLDEITVKKEEPERKSSLPTYISSSAGNKKAESVGKVNLLEISKHSSVASVETDARGALSPPTPVPPQPSKSVSLPCSIPPKPQILHTTAKPPPQPSPARGSLSQPTPVPVSQKSPSCTSPSSASKTTPSLPLPKSAHSPSTTVTSPPFSSRTTLESTGSRATGQTPSSQRALPPPALPQDEPPWMALAKKKAKAWSEMPQIVQ; encoded by the exons CCAAGAAGAAGTCCAAGTTccagacttttaaaaaattctttgccaggaagaagagaaaggagCCGTCAGCTGCTGGAGCAGACGCAGGGCTTAAAGCCAGCCAATCAAGCGACAATGTCAGCAAAACATCGGAGAACAACACACTCACAAGATCGGAGAAGGATAAGGGCTCTGG GTCAAAGATCAGCCTGGGTAGCAAGGCCTTGTCACAtgactctgtgtttgtttccGACTCATCTGAGGCCAACGACGCTCTGGGGGCATCACAGGACAGCATTCATGGGAAAGTAAAATCACTACAG CTCCAGCTGAAGCAGGCCATCAAACTGGGCTCTCCTCCCTCCCTGATATGTGTGAAGGGAAGAGACGATGCAGGAACCATGTCTGAGGACGATGGGCTGCCCTGCAGTCCACCTGAATACACCACACTTCCCACAGTCATG gATCAGACTCTGAGGGACAGCTCCATTAGTTTGGAAAGAGAAAACCAAGATGACGatcag CTATCCTGCGCTGCTTCCAGTAGAGTGGCGAGCCCCCTGGTGGTTCCAGGGGACTTCAGTCAGCCGGCCAGTCCCTATGGATGTCTGGATAACTCTGCTGCCAAACACAAAATGGGCTTGAGACAGAAAGCCTGTAACAAGAGAAAACCTGTCAAT AGGTTGGAGATGAAACCAGAGTGGGACATGGATGCTGATGAGGTTCTGAACAACTCCACAACCGAAGCCTTGGTAgagcaagaaaaacagaaagaag TTATAAGGTTTGATGAGCTGAAATCGAAAGTGGagagggaagaagaggaagaggaggaggagatgaaagaGCAACCAAAGCATTCCACACAGTCCCCGTTGagagataaggaggagggggaggagggagaggaagagttGGAAGCAGAACAGGATGTTTCTCACAGGGCGGATGCTTCTCCTCCTCAGCTGGGGCTCACAGACGAGCACCATTCAGACGCACAACCCCTGCCCTCCTCCGAGCACAGCTCCGCTGCTTCCTCTTTGGACAGTGCCAG AGTCACTCCAGAGCCCCCTGCTGGTGTGAGAGAGTATTTGCTGGACCCTGCATGCGTTGCTAATGGAGCGGAGGAGAACAGAGCTGCAAGTGAGTTTGCACTGagtgaagaagaagacagagtCCAGGAAAGCAGGGGAGATGAAAGTTCCCTCTTACAGGAGGTTCTGAGCTCCTTGAAGACTCCCTTGGCTCCATGCTCACTAGGCATGGAGGTTGAGAGTGTCGGCCTGATGGAGACggtggaggaggtgaaggaaAAGGAGAGACAAGAAGCAGATGTAGAAGAAGGAGAGGACATGAAGGAAGGAGAGGCAGAGGTGGATGAGGAGCTAGGTTATCAGGCTGCGCCCTCAGGCACCATATTGTTGGGCCAAACCACAAAGGAAGAGGAGCAGGTTGCTTCTCCTTCCTGTCAAGAAGAAGTAGTTGTTCCTGAAGAAGAGGTGAAAGAACACgaagaaacagagaagaaaggagAAGTAGTTGTGGAACGATTCAGTCAACATGGT CAAGAGGAGGCAGGAGAGAAAGGGGAAGCAGACGAGGTCAAgcctgaggaaaaaaataatttgctgaGAATAATTGACATCCAGGCAGAAGAGGAAGTAGAAGAAGAATACCAGAGTGAGGGAGAGGAAGAAGCGATAGAGCTGGACAAGGAGCCAGGGGTGGAAGAGGAAGGGCAGGAGAAGACAGAGGAGGGTGatcaggaggtggaggtgaaggAAGAGACGGACAAAGTGGAGGAGGCCGAAGAAGCCATAGAAGAAGAGAGTGATGACGCAGAAGAGATGACGGAGAGGTTTTCTGATACTGCAGATGAAGAAGCACAGATTTCCCTGCCACTGCAGGAGGCAGATGAAGGTGTGGATGTTGTGGTTGGAGATGACACTGTGTGCACCACGAACCTCACAGATGATGCTGAAAGTCCTGCAGAACTTAGTGATGAGGAGTTCACCATAGTGCAAGAGTGCCAAGCAAATTCAGATCTCAACTCCGGAGAAGAGGCCGAAGAGGAGGTTGTAGAGATTGAACACATGCAACAAAGAGAGGAAGACGTGGAAACAAACCTGCAGGTTTCAGTTCAAACTGAACGAGATCTGAAGCAGGAAAGCGTAGAAATGTCTCGTCTAGATTTGAAACAAGTAGAAAACGATCAAACTGAAGCAGCAGAACAAGCTATGGTTTCTTCCAGGCCTGTGTCTTTGTTGCTTCCAGAGTCCCACTTTGAGACTCAGTCACAAGAAAGTGGAAACATCACTCCCAGTAAGATGAGCACTACCACTATCCACATTAATCTAGTCTCTCCCAGCTCAGACAAAGTCCAACCTTTCTTCCAACAGTCTCCTACGGCTGCGCAACCCAAAGAATCTGAGTCACCctctcacacagcagcagcagaacaaaCTCCAGAATTCACAGAAGACCCAGTGGACAGCGTAGAGGAAGTAAAAGACTTCGGAGAGGAAGATACAACTCCTGACTCTGTGGAGGAAACAGTCGAACCACCACCCTGCAGTCCAGATCAGAGTAAAGTCCGCTTCACCATCAGCCCTGCCTGGCAGAGGACGAAAAGTCTGACTCCCCCTTCCTCCCCACCTGCCTGTGTCTCCTCTTCACCCTCTACCACCACAGAGCCTCGAAGTGAGGAGGTGGAAGCTGCAAGTAAGGAGGATCCAGTTGTTCAAACAGATCCAGTGAGTTTGACTAAGGTTGAACTAACGTTGAGCCCTGGTAGAGAGAGGAATGCTGGGAGCACAGCTGCCAAACCACAGAGCAACGCAGCCACGTCTCCATGCTGTGCTAAACTTCAGACTTCAGCTGCGAGCACAGAAG AGACGACTGTCATAGCAGAGGGAAACGCCAACAATCCTTTTGGAGTTCGTCTGAGAAAGACATCAGCTCTGCAGCGCCTCAGCTCTGAGGAGGAAAACACGGAGGTGATGACTGAG TCTCCCGTCGAGCCACCAGTTCAGCCACCCAGCTGTAAAGATGAACCACCACACCCAGTCAGTGTTAAGCCCTTTGTAAGTCAGCCACTCTGCAACAAGCCTGCCCTCCCTAAAAAACCAGAGTTACACGGAGACAGCGGAGCAAAAACCAAGCGTATCTCAG aacatgctgcagGCCGTGGTGTTTCAACCGGATCTGATTCTCCCAGCTGGATCTCTGTGGCCAAACAGAAGCAGAAGATCTATAAAGAAAACTCTCTGGATGAGATTACAGTCAAGAAG GAGGAACCAGAGAGGAAGAGTTCACTGCCAACATATATCAGCTCATCTGCAGGCAACAAAAAAGCTGAATCTGTCGGCAAAG tGAATCTGTTGGAGATCAGCAAACACTCATCTGTAGCATCTGTAGAAACGGATGCCAGAGGAGCTCTCTCACCTCCCACTCCAGTGCCTCCACAGCCTTCAAAGTCTGTTTCCCTGCCCTGCTCGATCCCGCCAAAACCCCAGATTCTACATACAACTGCCAAACCTCCACCCCAACCTAGCCCAGCTCGAGGATCCCTTTCGCAACCAACTCCTGTTCCAGTTTCCCAGAAATCTCCCTCTTGCACAAGCCCATCATCTGCCTCCAAAACCACCCCCTCCCTGCCTTTACCCAAATCAGCACACTCTCCGAGTACGACAGTCACCTCCCCTCCTTTTTCATCGAGGACCACCCTAGAAAGTACTGGGTCAAGAGCTACAGGGCAGACTCCATCTTCCCAGCGAGCTCTGCCTCCTCCAGCTTTGCCACAGGATGAGCCGCCCTGGATGGCCCTGGCCAAGAAGAAGGCCAAAGCCTGGAGCGAGATGCCCCAGATTGTTCAGTGA